Part of the Dethiosulfovibrio russensis genome, CCACTATGGTCGACATGACGACCACCAACCCCACGTAGACAACGGTCTTTCTGGTGCCAATGACGCTTCTAATGACCAGCATATTGGGCAACGAAAGTGCAGGTCCCGCCAAGAGAAGCGCTAGTGCTGGTCCCTGACCCATTCCGGACCCCAGAAGCCCCTGGAGTATAGGCACCTCCGTCAAGGTGGCGAAGTACATGAAGGCCCCGGAGATGGAGGCGAAGAAATTGGCCCCCACCGAGTTTCCTCCCACCAAAGAGGCTACCCATCTGCTAGGGATAAGAGCCTCGTGTCCAGGCCGTCCCAGTAGAAAACCAGCAACCAGGACCCCGCCAAATAAAAGCGGCAATACCTGTAGGGCATACTCAAAGGTAGACCCCATCCATTCCTCTTTTTCGTCCCTGTTGAACCACACGAAAGTCGCGACCAACGTGGAGAGAAGGGCTGCCGCAGCTACATACCATTTGACGGAATAAACGGCCTCCCAGACTCCTCCGGGAACCTTCGGCGCAGCCCAGTTGGCGAAGACCAAAAAAAACACCATACTGGCCATATGCCAAACAGTCTTCCAAAGGGGTCTTTCGGAACCGTCGTCGGGAAGTTGGGCAAAACCCTTCTGCCGCACCTCCTCCTCACCACGGAAGATGAACGCCATGGAAATTCCAATTAACACGGAAAAAATTATAGCTCCTGCTGCTCTAGCTAAACCCAACTGGAACCCCAGGACCCTGGCAGTAAGAATGATCGACAACACGTTTATAGCCGGTCCGGAATACAGAAACGCAGTGGCAGGGCCGAGACCTGCTCCTCTTTTGTATATACCGGCGAAAAGAGGCAGTACCGTGCAAGAACACACGGCCAGGATTGTCCCGGAGACCGCCGCTACCGAATAGGCCACCCATTTTTTAGCCTGACCCCCCAGGTATTTCATAACCGCCTGTTGACTGACGAAGACGGAGATGGCCCCGGCGATGAAGAAAGCCGGTATCAGACATAGCAACACGTGTTCTCTGGCGTACTCGTGAAGCATCGCCAAGGCCTCCACCGCACCAGACCGCACTCCCTGAGAGTCGATAGGAAGCCAGTAGGCAAGAAGAAACACCCCTAATATCCAAGCAAATTTCCTTTTATCCTCCAATGTGGGCCCCCTCTTTCCTTCGTTTTCCCCTACGTATGTGACGTAAATACCACATATCTTCTCGAAAAAAAGGCCCTCAAGGGGCCTACAACCCTAAAGAGCCTCGGAGATGAGCCTCTTGACCGCCAGAGGGGTCGGGATCCTTCCAGCCGACACAACCTTGTCGTTTACCACCAAACCCGGCGTACCGGCC contains:
- a CDS encoding permease, whose amino-acid sequence is MEDKRKFAWILGVFLLAYWLPIDSQGVRSGAVEALAMLHEYAREHVLLCLIPAFFIAGAISVFVSQQAVMKYLGGQAKKWVAYSVAAVSGTILAVCSCTVLPLFAGIYKRGAGLGPATAFLYSGPAINVLSIILTARVLGFQLGLARAAGAIIFSVLIGISMAFIFRGEEEVRQKGFAQLPDDGSERPLWKTVWHMASMVFFLVFANWAAPKVPGGVWEAVYSVKWYVAAAALLSTLVATFVWFNRDEKEEWMGSTFEYALQVLPLLFGGVLVAGFLLGRPGHEALIPSRWVASLVGGNSVGANFFASISGAFMYFATLTEVPILQGLLGSGMGQGPALALLLAGPALSLPNMLVIRSVIGTRKTVVYVGLVVVMSTIVGTIFGYIS